TTGAGACCTACATAGAAGAATACGCCCGAGATCGGCAACACCGACTCTGTCTGGTCCGAGGCGGACCGTAATCTGATGCCGGTGACTTCTTTATTTCCGAGAATCTCAACGGGAATCGTATTCCAATGCACCAAGATCTTAGGTTCGCTGAACGCTTTTTCCTGAATTTCATGGCAGGCCCGCAACTGATCTCTGCGGTGGATAAGGTGAACCTTGGAAGCGAAACGGGTAAGGTACACAGCTTCTTCTACCGCGGAATCTCCGCCTCCTACGACTGCGAGCTCTGTTTCGCGGAAGAAGGGCCCGTCGCAGACGGCACAATAACTCACTCCGCGGCCCGCCAGTTCCAATTCACCAGGAATACCAAGCTTCATAGGAGACGCGCCGGTAGCCGCAATCACAGCCCGACAATGGAACGTCTCATCGGAATCGGTGATAATGGAAAATCCATCATCCACCTGGAGAACCGATTTGACGTCTCCATACCGAATATCGAGCCCGAACTTGACAGCTTGCGCTTCCATTTTCTTGGACAGATCCATTCCGAGGATAGGCTCTGGAAATCCCGGATAATTGTCCACATACTCGGTGGCAGTCATCTGGCCGCCGGGAATTCCTTTTTCCAGCAGCATAGTCGAAATACGCGCCCGAGTGCTGTAAATGCCGGCCGTTAATCCAGCCGGCCCGCCACCCAAGATAATAAGTTCTGTTGTCATGGGCATCAGACCTTGTCGAGTAACTCCTTGATGCGGCTTTTGGGGACAGCCCCCACGATCTGGTCCACTACCTGACCATTATGGAACAGCATGAGTGTAGGTATACCTCTGACCCCATATTTCATGGGAGTGTCTTTGTTTTCATCCACATTGAGCTTTGCAACTTTGATTTTTCCCGCATACTCCGTTGCCAATTCTTCGACAACGGGCCCTACGGTACGGCAGGGACCGCACCAGGCAGCCCAGAAATCCACGAGTGCAGGAACTTCCGATTTAAGGATTTCCTGATCGAAATCGCCATCCGAGACATTGAGAAGGTTCGGGTTATCCGACATTTATCAAACTCCTTTCTTAGGTTCACATGAATCTTGCCCGCAATGTTCCCTCAGGAAACGTCTTAGATTTTCCCTCACGTCATCCGGTATTTCCGCCGGCATCGATTTGGAACAAATCTCAACAGTGGTGGCAAGAGATTGATACATGAGCTGGCAAGGAGGACACCTGTCAAGATGGTCTTCCAGCAATCTGCACATATCCTCGCTCATATCTCCATCCAAATAGTCAGATATGCAATCGCAAAACTCTTTGCAGGTTTTCATAATTTAGGCCTCTCGTCGGTCCGAGGAAAGGTTTCTCTCCATATAATATGAAGTCAAGGTTTCCCGAACCGAATTCCTTGCACGATGCAGTCGAGATTTTATGGCAGCGATGGAAGAATCCATGATTTTTGACACTTCCTCGAGAGAGAATCCCTCAACGTCTCTGAGGACAATCACCGATCGATACAGTGCTGGAAGTTCGTCAATTGCTTCTTCAATTTTCTTTCTGCCTTCATTCGAAAGAAGAATTTCGAGTGGCGTGTTTACGAATTCCGAAGAAATCGGAGGGAGAGGAGAATTCGATTGATTACGAATTTCATCGTCATATTCGATACTGTCCGGCCTGTTTTTCCTAAGATACATTAAAGCCGTATTTGTAGCTATCCTGAAAAGCCAGGTGGAAAACGACGACGACCCCGTGAACCCGGGTAATCCTTTGTAGGCGCTGAGAAAAGTTTCCTGGAGCAGATCTTGAGCCAGATGGCCGTCTTTTACCATTTTTTTCAAATGTCGGTATATTCTGGCCTGGTATTTTTCCACCAGCCCCTCAAAAGCATCGTAATCGCCGTTCAGAACTTTTTCTATTGTTTCCCGATCTTCGTACATAGGCATTTCTTGTTCCTATCCGGAACGGACACAAATTCTTTACTTATCTTTTGAACATAATCTTGACCTCGCGCCTGTGTCAAGGGGTAACCATCTCTGCTGAAGCCTTCCTTCAAGAGAATCCGTATTGTGATAACGCGAATGCATCCAACAGTATACTTCCAACAGGTACAAAAATCTGATAACGTGGAAACAGTATTCTCATGGTCCGAGTGCCGTTTGAACGGGGTTTTCCGCGTATTATCGGGAAACGGATTTTTTCAAAAAAGAATAAAAACTATCTCATCGCACGTGATTGACTTTTGAATTTAAGTTACGTGCAAGGAGTTCTTATGGAAACAATAATACAGGAAGTTGCAGATTGCCTCGCCACCTCTGTCAATGCCGTTGTGCTCACTGGTGCCGGCATAAGCACGGAATCGGGAATTCCGGATTTCAGAAGTCCGGGCGGACTTTGGTCGCGAGTGGACCCGGGCGAATTCTCCATAGATCGGTTCTTGCAGAATCCCGGCCGATTTTGGCGTCTGCACCTTC
The sequence above is a segment of the Desulfomonile tiedjei DSM 6799 genome. Coding sequences within it:
- a CDS encoding RNA polymerase sigma factor — its product is MPMYEDRETIEKVLNGDYDAFEGLVEKYQARIYRHLKKMVKDGHLAQDLLQETFLSAYKGLPGFTGSSSFSTWLFRIATNTALMYLRKNRPDSIEYDDEIRNQSNSPLPPISSEFVNTPLEILLSNEGRKKIEEAIDELPALYRSVIVLRDVEGFSLEEVSKIMDSSIAAIKSRLHRARNSVRETLTSYYMERNLSSDRREA
- the trxB gene encoding thioredoxin-disulfide reductase, with the translated sequence MPMTTELIILGGGPAGLTAGIYSTRARISTMLLEKGIPGGQMTATEYVDNYPGFPEPILGMDLSKKMEAQAVKFGLDIRYGDVKSVLQVDDGFSIITDSDETFHCRAVIAATGASPMKLGIPGELELAGRGVSYCAVCDGPFFRETELAVVGGGDSAVEEAVYLTRFASKVHLIHRRDQLRACHEIQEKAFSEPKILVHWNTIPVEILGNKEVTGIRLRSASDQTESVLPISGVFFYVGLNPNSSAYANLVETDQRGFIVTDERMVTSVPGFFAAGDVRSKILRQISTAIGDGAIAAYSAQHYLEHGASSLRRTSNRAS
- a CDS encoding anti-sigma factor family protein; this encodes MKTCKEFCDCISDYLDGDMSEDMCRLLEDHLDRCPPCQLMYQSLATTVEICSKSMPAEIPDDVRENLRRFLREHCGQDSCEPKKGV
- the trxA gene encoding thioredoxin, with protein sequence MSDNPNLLNVSDGDFDQEILKSEVPALVDFWAAWCGPCRTVGPVVEELATEYAGKIKVAKLNVDENKDTPMKYGVRGIPTLMLFHNGQVVDQIVGAVPKSRIKELLDKV